The genomic interval GTCGGCTCGCTCGACATCCAGGTCGTCTAGTGCCGCCCGGAGTTCCTTCTCGTTGGGGAGTGCGTGAATCTCCGCAGCGAAGTCGACATCGGGGGTGTGCATCTCCGAGTCGATGATGAAGGCGTGCTCCTGGTGTTGACCGACCTGTGCCGCCAGCGGATCGACGATGGCTCGACCCATGTCGTGGACGAGCCGCGGCGGCGTGTGATCGACCGAGGTCTGGAGGACGTTGGCCCATCCGTCGACGAACCCGCTGGTCATGATGTTGCCCAGCTCCTCGATCGCGGCCTTGTGCTGGTCGGTCAACTCGTCGCTGTCAATCTCGACGGGCATCATCGCCTCGGCGACGGTGACCGCCGACTCCTCGTCGAACAGCACCAGCAGGTACCCGCTGGGGACGCCGGTGAACTCGACGACGGTCCCGACGTAGGTTTCGGTCCCGATCTGCTTTGGCACGTCGGTGATCGGGGCGAAACTGATCTGGGTCACCTCCGCCTCGGTCTGGATGCCGGTCATCATCTCGACGTTGCTGGCGGCCTGTTCGGTCCCGCTCTCGGTCATCTCGTTGAACGTCTCCAGCTTGTCGATCGGGATGGCGTCGCCGTCGGTGTCGGCGTTCGACATCATCGTCTCCGTGAGCGACTCGTACTCGGGGAGCATGTAGATGTAGAAGTTCACCGACTCGTTGACCCACTCGATCTCGGACTTGAAGACGAACACCTGATCGTGGGCGTCGTGTTCGGGTGCCTCGGGCAACACGTCGGCGCCCGACTTCTCGATGTATTCGGGCGGGGAGTGGTCGATCGTCGCACCCAGATAGTCGGCCCAGCCGTCGATGAAGCCGCTCATCATGATGTTGCCGATCTCCTCGACGCCGCTCTGTGCCATCGCCGCGTCGCTCGCACCGCCGGGGACCAGCGTCTCGACCATGGTGTCTGCCGAGTCGGCGTCGAAGACCAACACCGTCTCCCCGTCCATGACGCCCTCGAAGTCGAACTGGACGCCGACGAAGTCTCTCCCCTTCAGTTCCTCGCCCACGTCGGCCCGCGGGACGAGCGTGATCTTCGTCACGTCGACGCTGGCGTCGATCCCCGTCATCTGGGACATCGACGCCGTCGCCTGC from Haloarcula pelagica carries:
- a CDS encoding chemotaxis protein CheC codes for the protein MNVEIQSLGTFNQLAHEGAQQATASMSQMTGIDASVDVTKITLVPRADVGEELKGRDFVGVQFDFEGVMDGETVLVFDADSADTMVETLVPGGASDAAMAQSGVEEIGNIMMSGFIDGWADYLGATIDHSPPEYIEKSGADVLPEAPEHDAHDQVFVFKSEIEWVNESVNFYIYMLPEYESLTETMMSNADTDGDAIPIDKLETFNEMTESGTEQAASNVEMMTGIQTEAEVTQISFAPITDVPKQIGTETYVGTVVEFTGVPSGYLLVLFDEESAVTVAEAMMPVEIDSDELTDQHKAAIEELGNIMTSGFVDGWANVLQTSVDHTPPRLVHDMGRAIVDPLAAQVGQHQEHAFIIDSEMHTPDVDFAAEIHALPNEKELRAALDDLDVERADETDASVEQIFE